Proteins from a genomic interval of Arachis hypogaea cultivar Tifrunner chromosome 10, arahy.Tifrunner.gnm2.J5K5, whole genome shotgun sequence:
- the LOC140175760 gene encoding uncharacterized protein, protein MAENFDYLANGHRLQASIPKPLVKKWKDVIVEFQMYTMKNFVILDNTTYPKVTPDKYILVFSHQTRVHHVEHPSFPLDAFRLKSFKELLNADKLDDSELIDIIGEVVGKEDPRDLVTSKGVETKRLAIILQDLDNNKISYALFGKMVDEFLPYLHDGRVEPLIIVLQYFKPNRWNGKTSVQSHFYVSKLHINDGLKEVAGFRNRKCSKKVDTPIGNRYECTKCGHTYGCASLRFKVQVMVHDGTGSITLLLWNKETTQLCRKKAEQVMEDDVIGDDAYPLTFDNMMDRKVLFKINVKSANIKGFDQIYTVMKICDDEDIIEKNMPKEIAESTSTFVTKIGGSNSLDISENIVNIKSDTDPQFTLEKFASMIADARFRKVEYENLVGGVVGVHLGVKI, encoded by the exons ATGGCTGAGAACTTTGATTACCTTGCTAAT GGTCATAGGTTGCAAGCTTCGATACCAAAACCATTGGTTAAGAAGTGGAAGGATGTCATAGTGGAGTTTCAGATGTACACGATGAAAAATTTCGTTATTTTGGATAATACTACATACCCCAAGGTAACTCCGGATAAATATATATTGGTTTTCTCACACCAGACCAGGGTTCATCACGTTGAACATCCAAGCTTTCCACTTGATGCCTTTCGCTTGAAGTCATTTAAGGAGTTGCTTAATGCTGATAAGTTGGATGACTCTGAACTTATTG ATATAATTGGTGAAGTTGTAGGCAAAGAGGATCCGAGGGATTTGGTAACCAGCAAAGGGGTGGAGACTAAACGGTTGGCCATAATCCTACAAGATTTAGA CAACAATAAGATTAGCTATGCTCTGTTTGGTAAAATGGTAGACGAGTTTTTACCTTATCTTCACGATGGAAGGGTTGAACCCCTCATTATAGTGCTCCAATATTTTAAACCCAATAGATGGAATG GTAAAACATCTGTCCAGAGTCATTTCTATGTTTCCAAGCTGCACATCAATGATGGTTTAAAAGAAGTTGCTGGATTCCGAAATAG GAAATGTTCAAAAAAAGTTGATACTCCTATTGGAAATAGATATGAATGTACCAAGTGTGGACACACTTATGGTTGTGCTTCTTTGAG GTTCAAGGTACAGGTCATGGTCCACGATGGAACTGGGAGTATCACCCTCTTGCTTtggaataaggaaacaactcaACTTTGCAGAAAGAAAGCTGAACAAGTAATGGAGGATGAT GTTATAGGTGACGATGCTTATCCACTCACCTTTGATAACATGATGGATAGGAAAGTTCTATTTAAGATTAATGTGAAGTCTGCTAATATCAAGGGTTTTGATCAAATATATACTGTTATGAAAATTTGTGATGATGAGGATATCATTGAGAAGAATATGCCCAAAGAAATTGCTGAGAGTACATCTACATTTGTTACT aaAATTGGGGGCAGCAACTCCTTGGACATATCAGAAAATATTGTTAATATTAAGTCTGATACTGATCCTCAGTTTACACTG GAGAAATTTGCATCAATGATTGCTGATGCAAGGTTCCGGAAAGTAGAGTATGAGAATCTAGTAGGGGGAGTGGTTGGCGTCCATTTAGGGGTCAAAATCTGA